In Cryptomeria japonica chromosome 10, Sugi_1.0, whole genome shotgun sequence, a genomic segment contains:
- the LOC131033913 gene encoding enoyl-CoA delta isomerase 2, peroxisomal-like has product MCSLEKRGKVYILTFVGDDEEHRFNPATFDAIFDALKEVEQSPDAAALVTTNAGKYFSNGLDMRWIAENPNELFDIAVEKLEKMFAAFMRLTIPTVAAIRGDALASAFMLVLAHDYRFMTQGCCDLYMYELDHGLYIPDSILALIRSKLQPAALRDVVLASSKLNAQMAFKRGILDGILEDSEGTLEAAVKEAEKLAARGWSREIYGRLRLAAFPGVVEALDTHVPYRLLASFKI; this is encoded by the coding sequence ATGTGCAGCCTAGAGAAGCGAGGAAAGGTGTACATCTTGACCTTCGTGGGTGACGACGAGGAGCACAGGTTTAATCCCGCCACGTTCGATGCAATCTTCGATGCCCTCAAAGAGGTGGAACAATCGCCGGACGCAGCAGCCCTGGTGACCACCAACGCAGGCAAATACTTTTCCAACGGCCTCGACATGCGATGGATTGCCGAGAACCCAAATGAACTTTTCGACATAGCCGTAGAGAAATTAGAGAAGATGTTCGCAGCATTCATGAGGCTCACCATCCCCACTGTGGCAGCCATCCGCGGCGATGCGCTGGCGAGTGCCTTCATGCTGGTGCTGGCCCACGATTACCGCTTCATGACTCAGGGGTGCTGTGACCTCTACATGTACGAGCTCGATCATGGCTTGTACATCCCCGACAGTATCCTCGCATTGATTCGCAGCAAGTTGCAGCCCGCGGCCCTGCGCGATGTGGTGCTGGCCTCCAGCAAGCTGAACGCGCAGATGGCTTTTAAGAGAGGGATTTTGGACGGCATTTTGGAGGACTCGGAGGGGACTTTGGAGGCAGCGGTTAAGGAGGCGGAGAAACTGGCGGCCAGGGGTTGGAGCAGGGAGATCTACGGTCGCCTCAGGTTGGCTGCCTTTCCTGGGGTTGTGGAGGCACTTGATACTCATGTTCCCTATCGCCTACTTGCTTCTTTCAAGATTTGA